Proteins found in one Sardina pilchardus chromosome 11, fSarPil1.1, whole genome shotgun sequence genomic segment:
- the LOC134095362 gene encoding uncharacterized protein LOC134095362, with translation MSLKARVMCVREIAWALEECPFFEPVDIASEGNGLCAPGLFKSRKVRPVARIKKSSLSLTQSSPKEFFLALLERTAIEELCYKVNKALDEDLTIYCQNTERLTEVHYFDFVMWIAIGLRIGLHTEACLARPLRITPSIENWLEKLSGSFQNSLLCLCRRGEEEHWEILHTLREHVSRRFQDTYTPGQQLLVKKFSLLVDGQVCALNVAVLFELSTGYVCNFYLYSMPLLQRGSQASVLEQVLHHLLKPYVNKGYHVQVDSSAFMEGKLTQIFSGLGIHLKFVNFGLDEHASENECPPLVEQSANLLQSHLQGWVGPAVLSSAGVTDILFQGFWVIVHLTAINSFVMHSMPVMKTEGCMNLSEFVKVVASQLPMEYFLATPGTSEARNSTDWSCNSNARTWSSDSGHCVISPEELSSTSGGVTGPRRQLGLCGLVNSGNSCYVNAVLQCLCSTVPLVEHLLSEQTKEDISRRSCEVAGAFVTCLETMWSGQMDTWCLSKVRGKMCGQHSLFGSNSQQDAQEFLLFLFNALHDDLVKNGGRLKRVSSSKQSKKTSNLGPDSSIITHLFEGQLTYNTLCMHCDHQTHSNQVFTILSLPIPPDNCKCPLQDCLALFFQQSTLTKGDQMWCAQCGMRRDAAVLTTLSQPPEILILHLKRFDCQGQTKRKVRTNVIFPLTNLDLSPYLNDSSSQHNNYSLYGVVNHTGDLDMGHYTACCHSSVARRWHMFDDANVESLPDFLVQSQNAYILLYSREQYSRPRIPGVRLHTR, from the exons ATGAGTTTGAAAGCAAGAGTGATGTGTGTCCGTGAGATTGCATGGGCTCTGGAGGAGTGTCCATTCTTTGAACCAGTGGATATCGCCTCTGAGGGAAATGGCTTGTGTGCTCCTGGCCTCTTCAAATCAAGAAAGGTGAGGCCTGTTGCCCGAATCAAGAAAAGCTCCTTGTCTCTGACACAGAGCTCGCCTAAGGAGTTCTTTTTGGCACTGCTGGAAAGAACTGCGATAGAGGAGCTTTGTTATAAGGTGAACAAAGCCCTTGATGAGGACCTTACAATCTACTGTCAGAACACAGAGAGGTTGACAGAAGTTCATTACTTCGACTTTGTTATGTGGATTGCCATTGGCCTCAGAATTGGGCTCCACACTGAGGCCTGCCTGGCGCGCCCTCTTCGGATCACACCGTCCATAGAGAACTGGTTGGAGAAGTTGAGTGGGTCTTTCCAGAACAGCctgctgtgtttgtgcagaCGCGGCGAGGAGGAGCACTGGGAGATCCTCCACACGCTCAGAGAGCACGTCTCGCGTCGCTTccaggacacatacacacctggcCAGCAGCTGCTGGTGAAGAAGTTCAGCCTCCTGGTGGACGGTCAGGTGTGCGCGCTCAACGTGGCCGTGCTCTTCGAGCTCTCCACCGGCTACGTGTGCAACTTCTACCTGTACTCCATGCCGCTGCTCCAGAGAGGCTCTCAGGCCTCGGTGCTGGAGCAAGTGCTTCACCATCTCCTCAAGCCGTACGTCAACAAGGGCTACCATGTGCAAGTGGACAGCTCGGCCTTCATGGAGGGCAAGCTGACCCAGATATTCTCTGGCCTGGGAATACATCTCAAGTTTGTGAACTTTGGCCTGGACGAGCATGCGTCTGAGAACGAGTGCCCCCCACTGGTGGAGCAGAGCGCAAATCTGCTGCAGTCTCACCTCCAGGGCTGGGTTGGCCCTGCAGTGCTAAGCAGCGCAGGTGTCACAGACATACTCTTCCAGGGCTTCTGGGTGATAGTGCATCTGACTGCCATCAACTCCTTTGTTATGCACTCAATGCCAGTGATGAAAACTGAGGGATGCATGAATTTGAGTGAGTTTGTTAAAGTCGTTGCCTCACAACTGCCCATGGAATACTTTCTAGCAACTCCAGGGACATCAGAAGCACGCAACTCAACAGACTGGAGTTGTAACTCAAATGCAAG aaCGTGGTCTTCTGACAGCGGCCACTGCGTGATCTCTCCGGAGGAGCTCAGCTCCACCAGCGGTGGGGTTACGGGGCCCCGACGGCAGCTGGGCCTGTGTGGCCTGGTCAACTCGGGCAACTCCTGCTACGTGAACGCCGTGCTGCAATGCCTCTGCAGCACcgtgcctctggtggagcaccTCCTCAGCGAGCAGACCAAGGAGGACATATCCAG GAGGTCGTGTGAGGTGGCTGGGGCCTTTGTCACTTGCCTGGAGACAATGTGGTCAGGGCAAATGGACACTTGGTGCCTTTCCAAAGTGAGAGGGAAAATGTGTGGCCAGCACTCTTTGTTTGGCAGCAACTCTCAGCAAGATGCCCAGGagtttcttctcttcctcttcaacGCCCTCCATGACGACCTTGTCAAG AATGGAGGCAGACTGAAGAGGGTGTCCAGCAGTAAGCAGAGCAAGAAGACCTCTAACCTGGGCCCTGACTCGtccatcatcacacacctgtTTGAAGGCCAGCTCACCTACAACACTCTCTGTATGCACTGTGACCACCAGACACACAGCAACCAGGTCTTCACCATCCTGTCCCTGCCCATCCCACCCGACAACTGCAAATGTCCACTGCAG GACTGCCTGGCTCTGTTCTTCCAGCAGAGCACTCTGACCAAAGGCGACCAGATGTGGTGTGCCCAGTGTGGGATGAGGCGCGACGCGGCCGTCCTCACCACGCTGTCTCAGCCCCCGGAGATTCTCATACTTCATCTGAAACG GTTTGACTGTCAGGGACAAACCAAGAGGAAGGTCAGAACAAATGTGATTTTCCCTTTGACAAATTTGGATCTTTCTCCTTATCTAAACGATTCATCATCGCAACACAATAACTATTCATTGTATGGGGTTGTG AACCACACCGGCGACTTGGACATGGGCCACTACACCGCGTGCTGCCACAGCAGCGTTGCCAGGCGATGGCACATGTTTGATGATGCAAATGTGGAGAGCCTCCCGGATTTTCTTGTTCAGTCCCAGAATGCGTACATCCTCCTCTACTCAAGAGAACAATACAGCCGACCTCGTATTCCAGGGGTGCGCCTACACACACGTTAG